From the Streptomyces nigrescens genome, one window contains:
- a CDS encoding amino acid permease: protein MNRTPSSAAAAREQSDAVQGAGPDSGSTLSNGLKQRHLSMIALGGVIGAGLFVGSREGIAAAGPSIVLAYAVSGALVMLIMRMLGEMAAANPASGSFSVHAERSIGSWAGFTVGWMFTALLCVAVAAEAMGAADIMVQWFPGSEPWMWVLLFMVIFTGTNLAAVSNFGEFEFWFAALKVAAIAIFLVLGLLAIFGLLPGTPAPGTTHLTGDGGFLPKGVDGLMIGLLASVFAYGGLETVTIAAAESKDPVRGVARAVRTAMWRIALFYVGSMAVIVTVIPWSAPSIAKSGPYVAVLDYLEIPAAGQVMNVVILVALLSAVNANLYGASRMAYSLISRGQGPAFLGKVSGGVPRRAVLLCAAFGFFAVVLSFLWPDTLFQWLLNMVGAAVLVVWGFIAVAQLRMRRMLEREAPEKLVVKMWAFPVLTWVALAGITAVLLLMLRDENQRIQLLFTGGFGVVLTVIGLIRQRALGRGAGLSEE, encoded by the coding sequence ATGAATCGGACACCCTCGTCCGCCGCCGCCGCGCGCGAGCAGAGCGACGCGGTTCAGGGCGCGGGCCCCGACAGCGGATCCACGCTGTCCAACGGCCTCAAGCAGCGCCACCTCTCGATGATCGCCCTGGGCGGGGTGATCGGCGCGGGCCTGTTCGTCGGCTCGCGCGAGGGCATCGCGGCGGCCGGCCCCTCGATCGTGCTGGCCTACGCCGTGTCCGGCGCCCTGGTCATGCTGATCATGCGCATGCTCGGCGAGATGGCCGCGGCCAATCCGGCCTCCGGCTCCTTCTCCGTGCACGCCGAGCGCTCCATAGGCTCGTGGGCCGGATTCACGGTCGGCTGGATGTTCACCGCGCTGCTGTGTGTGGCGGTGGCCGCCGAGGCGATGGGCGCCGCGGACATCATGGTCCAGTGGTTCCCGGGCTCCGAGCCCTGGATGTGGGTCCTGCTGTTCATGGTGATCTTCACCGGTACCAACCTGGCCGCGGTCAGCAACTTCGGTGAGTTCGAGTTCTGGTTCGCCGCCCTGAAGGTCGCGGCGATCGCCATCTTCCTGGTCCTGGGGCTGCTGGCCATCTTCGGTCTGCTGCCCGGCACCCCCGCTCCGGGCACCACGCACCTCACCGGTGACGGCGGCTTCCTCCCCAAGGGCGTCGACGGCCTGATGATCGGCCTGCTGGCCTCGGTGTTCGCCTACGGCGGCCTGGAGACGGTGACCATCGCGGCCGCCGAGTCCAAGGACCCGGTCCGCGGCGTCGCCCGCGCGGTGCGTACCGCGATGTGGCGGATCGCCCTCTTCTACGTCGGCTCGATGGCCGTCATCGTCACGGTCATCCCCTGGAGCGCCCCCTCCATCGCCAAGAGCGGTCCGTACGTGGCGGTCCTGGACTACCTGGAGATCCCGGCGGCCGGCCAGGTCATGAACGTCGTCATCCTGGTCGCCCTGCTCTCCGCGGTGAACGCCAACCTCTACGGCGCCTCACGGATGGCGTACTCGCTCATCTCCCGCGGCCAGGGCCCGGCCTTCCTCGGCAAGGTCAGCGGCGGCGTCCCGCGCCGCGCCGTCCTGCTGTGCGCCGCCTTCGGCTTCTTCGCGGTCGTGCTGAGCTTCCTGTGGCCCGACACGCTCTTCCAGTGGCTGCTGAACATGGTCGGCGCGGCCGTCCTGGTGGTGTGGGGCTTCATCGCCGTCGCCCAGCTGCGGATGCGCCGGATGCTGGAGCGCGAGGCACCCGAGAAGCTCGTGGTGAAGATGTGGGCCTTCCCGGTGCTGACCTGGGTGGCGCTGGCGGGTATCACCGCCGTGCTGCTGCTGATGCTGCGCGATGAGAACCAGCGCATCCAGCTGCTGTTCACCGGTGGCTTCGGGGTGGTGCTGACGGTGATCGGACTGATCCGGCAGCGGGCGCTGGGCCGGGGCGCGGGCCTGTCCGAGGAGTAG